The window TCTAAAGAGCATATAAAAGAGAGTAAAAAATAGTTAATAGAAATATTAGAGTTTTTAAGTATAGGATAAAGTTGAGAAAGTCGTTCTTTTGTATCAAATGGTTTAATTGTATTTAAAAGATTTTTTCTTGCAGGAACAAGAATATCCTCCTCAATAAAAAGTTTCATAAGCTTTTTATAAAAATTTTGTTTATCTTTAAGTGAGAGTTCTTTTAAAACAAGGCCTTTTCCATGGTTATATTCATAGGTACTTCCATTCTTTGAAAATTCATCTTTAACATTTTGAAAGGATCTTAAAATAGTGCTTCTTGAAATATCTAAAATCTCTTTTTCTCTTTCTAAATTTAAAAACCCAGTGGAAATAAATTTAATAAAAAGATAATCAATTTTTTCATCAAAAGTTAAAATTGTAAAATTTTCAAAAACTATCTCTAGTTCTTTAGGTGTTAGTTTTAAAAAATAAATGTCATGAAATTTTGAAATAATAGGAAGTTCAATTGATTCTAAAAACTCATTAAGTTGTGTAATTGTTTTGATAATTGAGCTTCGCTCAACGTTAAAATACAGTTGCATATCATCAATAGACATCTCATTTTGAGATAAAACTTTTAGAACATTAGCAGCTGTTGTATTCATTAATACCACCCCCCGACTATAATAGTTTATCATAGATAGAGCAAGATTAGAATAGTAACACTATAAAAATGACTAAAGATCCAATATATCACTTTTGCTTCTCTAAAAAGAAAAATTGAAATATTTAATTTATAGATTATATATGATACTATAAATGCATATAAGAGATTAATTAAATCTCTATAAAGCTTTTATAAATGCGGAGGGGAACAGAATTATGACAAAAGGAACAGTAAAATGGTTTAACAAAGAGAAAGGATTTGGATTTGTAACTTGTGAAGAGGGAAAAGATTACTTTGTACACTTTTCAGGAATCATTGGTGATGGATTCAGATTTTTAGAAGAGGGACAAAACGTATCTTTCAAAATTGAAAGTGGAGATAAAGGACCTTTAGCAAAAGAGGTTCAAGCTAACTAGCACCTAATCCTAATAATAAAATATAAAAAAGGATGGATTTATTCCATCTTTTTTATTTATTATTGTTTTTAAGTTATATTCTAATTAAAAAAAGTATTGCAGAAAAAGATGTAAGTAGATATAATATAAAAAATAAAAATATACGGCAAACTATGAGAAATCATAGGACGCAAAGCTATAGGGCCTTTAAAATGGTAGCCAGTTGCACTTATTCTTTAATCAAGGGGTAAGTGTTTTTTTTTTGAAAAAATATTTTAAAGAAGGAAATAAAAAATATCTATAATATAAATAGATATAGATTAAATAATTAGGGGTGTTGTATTATGCATAAAACAGAGATAAAAAAGGAGTTAAATAAATATCATATTAATTCCACGCATGAAAAGATATTGAGAAGAATAAATGAAAACCCAGGGATAACATTATGCGAATTGACAAAGGGGATAGAACTATCAAAGGGTTCAGTATCAATTTGTATAAAAAAATTAGAAGAGAAAAATTTAATTCAAAAATATGGAACATTTGATGATAAAAGAGTTTTTAGACTTCATCCAACAAAAATGGGAAAAGATCTATGTAGTAGAATAAAATTAATGCAAATATTAAAAATATAACCTCTATAATTTTTATAGAGGTTACATTTTTATATGGGTAAAGAATATTGTTTTATAAAAGGGTAACGATTTATAACTTTTAGTTTTTCAAAAGTTATAACTGATAGATTTTCATCATTTGATATATAAGAATCTAATTCAGACTCCATTATAAATTTAGATATTCGAATGTTTTCTTTTATAAAGAAAGTATTTTGAATAATAGGATGTAAAAACTTAGGAATTTCTTTAAAAACAACAATAGTATCAGTAAGTTCTGAAATATTACTTTTATTTAAATTCCAAAGATAAAGAAAAATAATATTAGATAGTTGAATATTAAAATATATTTTTTTTAATTCTAAAAAAAGAGCAGCACATTCAAATTTAATTTTATTATCTAAAGATAGATTTAAAAATGAAAGATCAAACATACCTAAGAAAGAACTTTCTTTACTTGCTGTATTAACTCTATTTAAAAATTTTTCAAAAAAATTATCTTCAGATACACTGAAAGAGACATTTTTTAAAAAAAGTTCTTTTAATTTCAGGTTTTCTTTTTTTAGTGAAACACCATCTTTTTTTAATGTTCCATTGCAAAATTGTAAAGTTAAAGTAAAAATTCTTATATATTTAATTGGAAAATCTCCTAATAGTGAATTTTTGAAAAATTTGTATGCCCTTTCCATAGTTTTCATTGGAAAAACATCAAGAAAATATTTTTTAAACTCTTCAAAAGAAAGAGTTTTAATTTTATTTAAAGAGTTTTCATAACCATAAACTATATATAAGCTTTTAATTAATTTTTTATTGTTTATAAATATATCAAAATCAAATGTATAAGTAAAATAATCAATCTCATTATTTAATTTTATATAGATATTTTGTTGAAAAAATTCAGAATAATCTTGAGACATTATAAATGGAAGTTCATCAACTTCAATTAAAAATTTAAAAAGATACGATAAAGAACAAATTTTTTGGTCATCACAATCACCT of the Cetobacterium sp. NK01 genome contains:
- a CDS encoding cold-shock protein, with the protein product MTKGTVKWFNKEKGFGFVTCEEGKDYFVHFSGIIGDGFRFLEEGQNVSFKIESGDKGPLAKEVQAN
- a CDS encoding MarR family transcriptional regulator, which translates into the protein MHKTEIKKELNKYHINSTHEKILRRINENPGITLCELTKGIELSKGSVSICIKKLEEKNLIQKYGTFDDKRVFRLHPTKMGKDLCSRIKLMQILKI